In a genomic window of Balaenoptera ricei isolate mBalRic1 chromosome 3, mBalRic1.hap2, whole genome shotgun sequence:
- the ARHGAP45 gene encoding rho GTPase-activating protein 45 isoform X8: MLGRRRGARTSYSPGAGLQGPCRTGWDPHVQLMELPRRDGADAVSLAPSLEPPSVALNAKATGTLKRPTSLSRHASAAGFPLSGASTWTLGRGHRSPLSTASPAEGPIQGPCPDTVEDISHLLADVARFAEGLEKLKECVLREDLLEARRPLAHECLGEALRVMHQVISKYPLLNTVESLTAAGTLIAKVKAFHYECNNDSDKQEFEKALETIAVSFSSTVSEFLMGEVDSSILLSVPPGDPGQSMENLYGQGSEGAPPSSEDCDEGCLSPEAVDTLLQRCEGGVDAALQYAKNMAKYMKDLIGYLEKRSALEMDFAKGLQKIVQNCRQSVMQEPHMPLLSIYSLALEQDLEFGHGLVQALGTLQTQTFVQPLNLRRLEHEKRRKEIKESWHRAQRKLQEAESNLRKAKQGYVQRCEDHDKARFLVAKAEEEQAGAGPGAGGAASKTLDKRRRLEEEAKNKAEEAMATYRTCVADAKTQKQELEDTKVTALRQIQEVIRQSDQTIKSATISYYQMMHMQTAPLPVHFHMLCESSKLYDPGQQYASHVRQLQRGEEPDVHYDFEPHVSANAWSPVLRARKGSFNVSDAAVAEAAGCPPEEGGLGDGELAKERRGGRGHQVHKSWPIAISDSDASLDPSPGSGDFKKFERMSSSGTMLSSEELADQEGSTGASAFDQDDLNGMAPELPVALPRGPFRHVGLSKAARTHRLRKLRTPAKCRECNSYVYFQGAECEECCLACHKKCLETLAIQCGHKKLQGRLQLFGQDFSQAARSTPDGVPFIVKKCVFEIEQRALRTKGIYRVNGVKTRVEKLCQAFENGKELVELSQASPHDISNVLKLYLRQLPEPLISFRLYHELVGLAKDSLKAEAEAKAATRGRPDVTEREAVAVAMAGRLRELLRDLPPENWGTLQYLMRHLRRIVEVEQDNKMTPGNLGIVFGPTLLRPRPTEATVSLSSLVDYPHQACILETLITHYSLVFEEEPEVASTCQDVTSNQGAEVVVQEPYPEVSGGAAFPLPEEAEDGGLEPHAASNDSDSELEEASDLPSPAGGAALHRLGFLEKLGSEAGAEGGRDSRSGSEEQLGTATGEGEDGPGPGVWEDLGEEPVQRLAEHNTNQCNNVAAARLPAVRLRGGRLAGGAGWERRPEFV, from the exons ATGCTGGGCCGGCGGCGCGGGGCTAGAACCAGCTACAGCCCCGGGGCTGGACTGCAGGGGCCATGCAGGACGGGCTGGGATCCCCACGTTCAGCTCATG gaGCTGCCCAGGAGAGATGGGGCTGATGCAGTATCCCTGGCACCCAGCCTGGAACCACCAAGTGTGGCCTTGAATGCCAAGGCCACGGGCACACTCAAGAGGCCCACCAGCCTAAGCCGCCACGCCAGCGCTGCCGGCTTCCCACTGTCCGGAGCCAGCACCTGGACGCTGGGCCGTGGCCACCGCAGCCCACTGTCAACAGCCAGCCCAGCTGAGGGACCCATCCAGGGACCCTGCCCCGACACTGTGGAGGACATCTCCCACCTGCTGGCTGACGTGGCCCGCTTCGCCGAGGGCCTTGAGAAGCTGAAGGAGTGTGTTCTGCGTGAAG ACCTCCTAGAGGCCCGCCGGCCGCTTGCCCATGAGTGCCTGGGTGAGGCCCTCCGCGTGATGCACCAGGTCATCTCCAAGTACCCACTGCTGAACACCGTGGAGTCGCTCACAGCTGCCGGCACCCTCATTGCCAAGGTCAAAG CCTTCCATTATGAGTGCAACAATGATTCAGAcaagcaggagtttgagaaggccTTGGAGACCATCGCAGTCTCCTTCAGCAGCAC TGTGTCCGAGTTCCTCATGGGTGAAGTGGACAGCAGCATCCTCCTCTCAGTGCCCCCTGGGGACCCGGGCCAG TCCATGGAGAACCTGTATGGACAGGGGAGCGAGGGTGCCCCGCCCAGCAGTGAGGACTGTGATGAGG GTTGCCTCTCCCCGGAGGCGGTGGACACGCTGCTGCAGCGCTGTGAGGGGGGTGTGGACGCCGCGCTGCAGTACGCCAAGAACATGGCCAAGTACATGAAGGACCTCATCGGCTACCTGGAGAAGCGGAGCGCGCTGG AGATGGACTTTGCCAAAGGCCTGCAGAAGATCGTCCAGAACTGCAGACAGAGTGTCATGCAGGAG CCGCACATGCCCCTCCTGTCCATCTACTCGCTGGCCCTGGAGCAGGACCTGGAGTTCGGCCACGGCCTGGTGCAGGCGTTGGGCACGCTGCAGACCCAGACCTTCGTGCAG cccctgaaCCTGCGGCGGCTCGAGCACGAGAAGCGCAGGAAGGAGATCAAGGAGTCTTGGCACCGTGCCCAGAGGAAGCTG CAAGAGGCAGAGTCCAATCTGCGCAAGGCCAAGCAGGGCTACGTTCAGCGCTGCGAAGACCACGACAAGGCCCGCTTCCTAGTGGCCAAGGCGGAGGAAGAGCAGGCGGGCGCTGGCCCAGGTGCAGGGGGCGCGGCCTCCAAGACCCTGGACAAGAGGCGGCGCCTGGAGGAGGAGGCCAAAAACAAG gcggAGGAAGCCATGGCCACGTACCGCACGTGCGTGGCGGACGCTAAGACGCAGAAGCAGGAGCTTGAGGACACCAAGGTGACGGCGCTCCGGCAGATCCAGGAAGTCATCCGGCAGAGCGACCAGACCATCAAGTCG GCCACCATCTCCTATTACCAGATGATGCACATGCAGACGGCCCCGCTGCCTGTGCACTTCCACATGCTGTGCGAGAGCAGCAAGCTGTACGACCCGGGCCAGCAGTACGCCTCCCACGTGCGCCAGCTGCAGCGCGGCGAGGAGCCAGACGTGCACTACGACTTCGAGCCCCACGTCTCCGCCAACGCCTG GTCCCCGGTCTTGCGCGCCCGAAAGGGCAGCTTCAACGTCAGCGATGCCGCGGTGGCGGAGGCCGCGGGCTGCCCCCCGGAGGAAGGTGGGCTCGGCGACGGGGAGCTTGCCAAGGAGCGCAGGG GTGGGCGCGGACACCAGGTGCACAAGTCATGGCCGATCGCCATCTCAGACTCTGACGCCAGTCTGGACCCCAGCCCTGGCTCAG GGGACTTTAAGAAGTTCGAGCGCATGTCTTCCAGTGGCACCATGTTGTCCAGCGAGGAGCTGGCTGACCAGGAGGGCAGCACAGGCGCATCAGCCTTTGACCAGG atGACCTCAATGGCATGGCCCCGGAGCTGCCTGTGGCCCTGCCCAGAGGGCCCTTCCGCCACGTGGGGCTGTCCAAGGCGGCCCGTACCCACCGGCTCCGGAAGCTCCGCACGCCGGCCAAGTGCCGGGAGTGCAACAGCTACGTGTACTTCCAGGGCGCCGAGTgtgaggag TGCTGCCTGGCCTGCCACAAGAAGTGCCTGGAGACCCTGGCCATCCAGTGTGGCCACAAGAAGCTGCAGGGCCGCCTGCAGCTCTTTGGCCAGGACTTCAGCCAGGCCGCCCGCAGCACCCCGGACGGCGTGCCCTTCATCGTCAAGAAATGTGTCTTCGAGATCGAGCAGCGGGCGCTGCGCACCAAG GGCATCTATCGGGTCAATGGGGTGAAAACGCGCGTGGAGAAGCTGTGCCAGGCCTTTGAGAATGGCAAGGAGCTGGTGGAGCTGTCGCAGGCCTCGCCCCACGACATCAGCAACGTCCTCAAGCTCTACCTGCGCCAG CTGCCTGAGCCGCTCATCTCCTTCCGCCTCTACCATGAGCTTGTGGGGCTGGCCAAGGACAGTCTGAAGGCAGAGGCCGAGGCCAAGGCGGCAACCCGAGGCCGGCCAGATGTCACCGAGAGAGAGGCTGTGGCCGTGGCCATGGCGGGCCGGCTGCGGGAGCTCCTGCGGGACCTGCCGCCGGAGAACTGGGGCACGCTGCAGTACCTGATGCGGCACCTGCGCAG GATCGTGGAGGTGGAGCAGGACAACAAGATGACGCCGGGGAACCTGGGCATCGTGTTTGGGCCCACGCTGCTGCGGCCCCGGCCCACGGAGGCCACCGTGTCCCTCTCCTCCCTGGTGGACTACCCCCACCAGGCCTGCATCTTGGAGACCCTCATCACCCACTACAGCCTGGTCTTTGAGGAGGAGCCCGAGGTGGCATCCACGTGCCAG GATGTGACGTCCAACCAGGGGGCCGAGGTGGTGGTCCAGGAGCCGTACCCGGAGGTCAGCGGGGGCGCGGCCTTCCCCCTGCCGGAGGAGGCTGAGGATGGGGGCCTCG AACCCCACGCTGCCTCCAATGACTCCGACTCAGAACTGGAGGAGGCCTCGGACCTGCCGTCCCCGGCGGGTGGGGCGGCCCTGCACCGCCTCGGCTTCCTGGAGAAGCTGGGCAGCGAGGCGGGCGCGGAGGGCGGCCGGGACAGCCGCAGCGGCAGTGAGGAGCAGCTGGGCACTGccactggggagggggaggatgggcCCGGGCCTGGGGTCTGGGAGGACCTCGGGGAGGAGCCGGTCCAGCGGCTCGCCGAGCACAATACCAACCAGTGCAACAACGTGGCTGCGGCCCGCCTGCCAGCCGTGAGGCTCCGCGGCGGGCGGCTGGCAGGGGGCGCAGGCTGGGAGAGGCGGCCAGAGTTCGTGTAG
- the ARHGAP45 gene encoding rho GTPase-activating protein 45 isoform X6 produces the protein MCICGTVHPALDQAPVRCQAGPRDLLEARRPLAHECLGEALRVMHQVISKYPLLNTVESLTAAGTLIAKVKAFHYECNNDSDKQEFEKALETIAVSFSSTVSEFLMGEVDSSILLSVPPGDPGQSMENLYGQGSEGAPPSSEDCDEGCLSPEAVDTLLQRCEGGVDAALQYAKNMAKYMKDLIGYLEKRSALEMDFAKGLQKIVQNCRQSVMQEPHMPLLSIYSLALEQDLEFGHGLVQALGTLQTQTFVQPLNLRRLEHEKRRKEIKESWHRAQRKLQEAESNLRKAKQGYVQRCEDHDKARFLVAKAEEEQAGAGPGAGGAASKTLDKRRRLEEEAKNKAEEAMATYRTCVADAKTQKQELEDTKVTALRQIQEVIRQSDQTIKSATISYYQMMHMQTAPLPVHFHMLCESSKLYDPGQQYASHVRQLQRGEEPDVHYDFEPHVSANAWSPVLRARKGSFNVSDAAVAEAAGCPPEEGGLGDGELAKERRGGRGHQVHKSWPIAISDSDASLDPSPGSGDFKKFERMSSSGTMLSSEELADQEGSTGASAFDQDDLNGMAPELPVALPRGPFRHVGLSKAARTHRLRKLRTPAKCRECNSYVYFQGAECEECCLACHKKCLETLAIQCGHKKLQGRLQLFGQDFSQAARSTPDGVPFIVKKCVFEIEQRALRTKGIYRVNGVKTRVEKLCQAFENGKELVELSQASPHDISNVLKLYLRQLPEPLISFRLYHELVGLAKDSLKAEAEAKAATRGRPDVTEREAVAVAMAGRLRELLRDLPPENWGTLQYLMRHLRRIVEVEQDNKMTPGNLGIVFGPTLLRPRPTEATVSLSSLVDYPHQACILETLITHYSLVFEEEPEVASTCQDVTSNQGAEVVVQEPYPEVSGGAAFPLPEEAEDGGLEPHAASNDSDSELEEASDLPSPAGGAALHRLGFLEKLGSEAGAEGGRDSRSGSEEQLGTATGEGEDGPGPGVWEDLGEEPVQRLAEHNTNQCNNVAAARLPAVRLRGGRLAGGAGWERRPEFV, from the exons ATGTGTATCTGCGGGACGGTGCACCCGGCGCTGGACCAGGCGCCTGTGCGCTGCCAGGCAGGGCCCCGAG ACCTCCTAGAGGCCCGCCGGCCGCTTGCCCATGAGTGCCTGGGTGAGGCCCTCCGCGTGATGCACCAGGTCATCTCCAAGTACCCACTGCTGAACACCGTGGAGTCGCTCACAGCTGCCGGCACCCTCATTGCCAAGGTCAAAG CCTTCCATTATGAGTGCAACAATGATTCAGAcaagcaggagtttgagaaggccTTGGAGACCATCGCAGTCTCCTTCAGCAGCAC TGTGTCCGAGTTCCTCATGGGTGAAGTGGACAGCAGCATCCTCCTCTCAGTGCCCCCTGGGGACCCGGGCCAG TCCATGGAGAACCTGTATGGACAGGGGAGCGAGGGTGCCCCGCCCAGCAGTGAGGACTGTGATGAGG GTTGCCTCTCCCCGGAGGCGGTGGACACGCTGCTGCAGCGCTGTGAGGGGGGTGTGGACGCCGCGCTGCAGTACGCCAAGAACATGGCCAAGTACATGAAGGACCTCATCGGCTACCTGGAGAAGCGGAGCGCGCTGG AGATGGACTTTGCCAAAGGCCTGCAGAAGATCGTCCAGAACTGCAGACAGAGTGTCATGCAGGAG CCGCACATGCCCCTCCTGTCCATCTACTCGCTGGCCCTGGAGCAGGACCTGGAGTTCGGCCACGGCCTGGTGCAGGCGTTGGGCACGCTGCAGACCCAGACCTTCGTGCAG cccctgaaCCTGCGGCGGCTCGAGCACGAGAAGCGCAGGAAGGAGATCAAGGAGTCTTGGCACCGTGCCCAGAGGAAGCTG CAAGAGGCAGAGTCCAATCTGCGCAAGGCCAAGCAGGGCTACGTTCAGCGCTGCGAAGACCACGACAAGGCCCGCTTCCTAGTGGCCAAGGCGGAGGAAGAGCAGGCGGGCGCTGGCCCAGGTGCAGGGGGCGCGGCCTCCAAGACCCTGGACAAGAGGCGGCGCCTGGAGGAGGAGGCCAAAAACAAG gcggAGGAAGCCATGGCCACGTACCGCACGTGCGTGGCGGACGCTAAGACGCAGAAGCAGGAGCTTGAGGACACCAAGGTGACGGCGCTCCGGCAGATCCAGGAAGTCATCCGGCAGAGCGACCAGACCATCAAGTCG GCCACCATCTCCTATTACCAGATGATGCACATGCAGACGGCCCCGCTGCCTGTGCACTTCCACATGCTGTGCGAGAGCAGCAAGCTGTACGACCCGGGCCAGCAGTACGCCTCCCACGTGCGCCAGCTGCAGCGCGGCGAGGAGCCAGACGTGCACTACGACTTCGAGCCCCACGTCTCCGCCAACGCCTG GTCCCCGGTCTTGCGCGCCCGAAAGGGCAGCTTCAACGTCAGCGATGCCGCGGTGGCGGAGGCCGCGGGCTGCCCCCCGGAGGAAGGTGGGCTCGGCGACGGGGAGCTTGCCAAGGAGCGCAGGG GTGGGCGCGGACACCAGGTGCACAAGTCATGGCCGATCGCCATCTCAGACTCTGACGCCAGTCTGGACCCCAGCCCTGGCTCAG GGGACTTTAAGAAGTTCGAGCGCATGTCTTCCAGTGGCACCATGTTGTCCAGCGAGGAGCTGGCTGACCAGGAGGGCAGCACAGGCGCATCAGCCTTTGACCAGG atGACCTCAATGGCATGGCCCCGGAGCTGCCTGTGGCCCTGCCCAGAGGGCCCTTCCGCCACGTGGGGCTGTCCAAGGCGGCCCGTACCCACCGGCTCCGGAAGCTCCGCACGCCGGCCAAGTGCCGGGAGTGCAACAGCTACGTGTACTTCCAGGGCGCCGAGTgtgaggag TGCTGCCTGGCCTGCCACAAGAAGTGCCTGGAGACCCTGGCCATCCAGTGTGGCCACAAGAAGCTGCAGGGCCGCCTGCAGCTCTTTGGCCAGGACTTCAGCCAGGCCGCCCGCAGCACCCCGGACGGCGTGCCCTTCATCGTCAAGAAATGTGTCTTCGAGATCGAGCAGCGGGCGCTGCGCACCAAG GGCATCTATCGGGTCAATGGGGTGAAAACGCGCGTGGAGAAGCTGTGCCAGGCCTTTGAGAATGGCAAGGAGCTGGTGGAGCTGTCGCAGGCCTCGCCCCACGACATCAGCAACGTCCTCAAGCTCTACCTGCGCCAG CTGCCTGAGCCGCTCATCTCCTTCCGCCTCTACCATGAGCTTGTGGGGCTGGCCAAGGACAGTCTGAAGGCAGAGGCCGAGGCCAAGGCGGCAACCCGAGGCCGGCCAGATGTCACCGAGAGAGAGGCTGTGGCCGTGGCCATGGCGGGCCGGCTGCGGGAGCTCCTGCGGGACCTGCCGCCGGAGAACTGGGGCACGCTGCAGTACCTGATGCGGCACCTGCGCAG GATCGTGGAGGTGGAGCAGGACAACAAGATGACGCCGGGGAACCTGGGCATCGTGTTTGGGCCCACGCTGCTGCGGCCCCGGCCCACGGAGGCCACCGTGTCCCTCTCCTCCCTGGTGGACTACCCCCACCAGGCCTGCATCTTGGAGACCCTCATCACCCACTACAGCCTGGTCTTTGAGGAGGAGCCCGAGGTGGCATCCACGTGCCAG GATGTGACGTCCAACCAGGGGGCCGAGGTGGTGGTCCAGGAGCCGTACCCGGAGGTCAGCGGGGGCGCGGCCTTCCCCCTGCCGGAGGAGGCTGAGGATGGGGGCCTCG AACCCCACGCTGCCTCCAATGACTCCGACTCAGAACTGGAGGAGGCCTCGGACCTGCCGTCCCCGGCGGGTGGGGCGGCCCTGCACCGCCTCGGCTTCCTGGAGAAGCTGGGCAGCGAGGCGGGCGCGGAGGGCGGCCGGGACAGCCGCAGCGGCAGTGAGGAGCAGCTGGGCACTGccactggggagggggaggatgggcCCGGGCCTGGGGTCTGGGAGGACCTCGGGGAGGAGCCGGTCCAGCGGCTCGCCGAGCACAATACCAACCAGTGCAACAACGTGGCTGCGGCCCGCCTGCCAGCCGTGAGGCTCCGCGGCGGGCGGCTGGCAGGGGGCGCAGGCTGGGAGAGGCGGCCAGAGTTCGTGTAG
- the ARHGAP45 gene encoding rho GTPase-activating protein 45 isoform X1, producing the protein MFSRKKRELMKTPSISKKNRAGSPCPQPSGELPRRDGADAVSLAPSLEPPSVALNAKATGTLKRPTSLSRHASAAGFPLSGASTWTLGRGHRSPLSTASPAEGPIQGPCPDTVEDISHLLADVARFAEGLEKLKECVLREDLLEARRPLAHECLGEALRVMHQVISKYPLLNTVESLTAAGTLIAKVKAFHYECNNDSDKQEFEKALETIAVSFSSTVSEFLMGEVDSSILLSVPPGDPGQSMENLYGQGSEGAPPSSEDCDEGCLSPEAVDTLLQRCEGGVDAALQYAKNMAKYMKDLIGYLEKRSALEMDFAKGLQKIVQNCRQSVMQEPHMPLLSIYSLALEQDLEFGHGLVQALGTLQTQTFVQPLNLRRLEHEKRRKEIKESWHRAQRKLQEAESNLRKAKQGYVQRCEDHDKARFLVAKAEEEQAGAGPGAGGAASKTLDKRRRLEEEAKNKAEEAMATYRTCVADAKTQKQELEDTKVTALRQIQEVIRQSDQTIKSATISYYQMMHMQTAPLPVHFHMLCESSKLYDPGQQYASHVRQLQRGEEPDVHYDFEPHVSANAWSPVLRARKGSFNVSDAAVAEAAGCPPEEGGLGDGELAKERRGGRGHQVHKSWPIAISDSDASLDPSPGSGEGAWPAVGGSQSCRPRPQVSAGSSCSRGPSGESLTTPVSCSGDFKKFERMSSSGTMLSSEELADQEGSTGASAFDQDDLNGMAPELPVALPRGPFRHVGLSKAARTHRLRKLRTPAKCRECNSYVYFQGAECEECCLACHKKCLETLAIQCGHKKLQGRLQLFGQDFSQAARSTPDGVPFIVKKCVFEIEQRALRTKGIYRVNGVKTRVEKLCQAFENGKELVELSQASPHDISNVLKLYLRQLPEPLISFRLYHELVGLAKDSLKAEAEAKAATRGRPDVTEREAVAVAMAGRLRELLRDLPPENWGTLQYLMRHLRRIVEVEQDNKMTPGNLGIVFGPTLLRPRPTEATVSLSSLVDYPHQACILETLITHYSLVFEEEPEVASTCQDVTSNQGAEVVVQEPYPEVSGGAAFPLPEEAEDGGLEPHAASNDSDSELEEASDLPSPAGGAALHRLGFLEKLGSEAGAEGGRDSRSGSEEQLGTATGEGEDGPGPGVWEDLGEEPVQRLAEHNTNQCNNVAAARLPAVRLRGGRLAGGAGWERRPEFV; encoded by the exons ATGTTCTCCAGGAAGAAGCGGGAGCTCATGAAAACCCCTTCTATCTCGAAAAAGAACCGGGCGGGAAGCCCCTGTCCGCAGCCCTCGGGG gaGCTGCCCAGGAGAGATGGGGCTGATGCAGTATCCCTGGCACCCAGCCTGGAACCACCAAGTGTGGCCTTGAATGCCAAGGCCACGGGCACACTCAAGAGGCCCACCAGCCTAAGCCGCCACGCCAGCGCTGCCGGCTTCCCACTGTCCGGAGCCAGCACCTGGACGCTGGGCCGTGGCCACCGCAGCCCACTGTCAACAGCCAGCCCAGCTGAGGGACCCATCCAGGGACCCTGCCCCGACACTGTGGAGGACATCTCCCACCTGCTGGCTGACGTGGCCCGCTTCGCCGAGGGCCTTGAGAAGCTGAAGGAGTGTGTTCTGCGTGAAG ACCTCCTAGAGGCCCGCCGGCCGCTTGCCCATGAGTGCCTGGGTGAGGCCCTCCGCGTGATGCACCAGGTCATCTCCAAGTACCCACTGCTGAACACCGTGGAGTCGCTCACAGCTGCCGGCACCCTCATTGCCAAGGTCAAAG CCTTCCATTATGAGTGCAACAATGATTCAGAcaagcaggagtttgagaaggccTTGGAGACCATCGCAGTCTCCTTCAGCAGCAC TGTGTCCGAGTTCCTCATGGGTGAAGTGGACAGCAGCATCCTCCTCTCAGTGCCCCCTGGGGACCCGGGCCAG TCCATGGAGAACCTGTATGGACAGGGGAGCGAGGGTGCCCCGCCCAGCAGTGAGGACTGTGATGAGG GTTGCCTCTCCCCGGAGGCGGTGGACACGCTGCTGCAGCGCTGTGAGGGGGGTGTGGACGCCGCGCTGCAGTACGCCAAGAACATGGCCAAGTACATGAAGGACCTCATCGGCTACCTGGAGAAGCGGAGCGCGCTGG AGATGGACTTTGCCAAAGGCCTGCAGAAGATCGTCCAGAACTGCAGACAGAGTGTCATGCAGGAG CCGCACATGCCCCTCCTGTCCATCTACTCGCTGGCCCTGGAGCAGGACCTGGAGTTCGGCCACGGCCTGGTGCAGGCGTTGGGCACGCTGCAGACCCAGACCTTCGTGCAG cccctgaaCCTGCGGCGGCTCGAGCACGAGAAGCGCAGGAAGGAGATCAAGGAGTCTTGGCACCGTGCCCAGAGGAAGCTG CAAGAGGCAGAGTCCAATCTGCGCAAGGCCAAGCAGGGCTACGTTCAGCGCTGCGAAGACCACGACAAGGCCCGCTTCCTAGTGGCCAAGGCGGAGGAAGAGCAGGCGGGCGCTGGCCCAGGTGCAGGGGGCGCGGCCTCCAAGACCCTGGACAAGAGGCGGCGCCTGGAGGAGGAGGCCAAAAACAAG gcggAGGAAGCCATGGCCACGTACCGCACGTGCGTGGCGGACGCTAAGACGCAGAAGCAGGAGCTTGAGGACACCAAGGTGACGGCGCTCCGGCAGATCCAGGAAGTCATCCGGCAGAGCGACCAGACCATCAAGTCG GCCACCATCTCCTATTACCAGATGATGCACATGCAGACGGCCCCGCTGCCTGTGCACTTCCACATGCTGTGCGAGAGCAGCAAGCTGTACGACCCGGGCCAGCAGTACGCCTCCCACGTGCGCCAGCTGCAGCGCGGCGAGGAGCCAGACGTGCACTACGACTTCGAGCCCCACGTCTCCGCCAACGCCTG GTCCCCGGTCTTGCGCGCCCGAAAGGGCAGCTTCAACGTCAGCGATGCCGCGGTGGCGGAGGCCGCGGGCTGCCCCCCGGAGGAAGGTGGGCTCGGCGACGGGGAGCTTGCCAAGGAGCGCAGGG GTGGGCGCGGACACCAGGTGCACAAGTCATGGCCGATCGCCATCTCAGACTCTGACGCCAGTCTGGACCCCAGCCCTGGCTCAGGTGAAGGGGCCTGGCCGGCGGTGGGGGGCTCACAGAgctgccgcccccgcccccaggttTCAGCGGGCTCATCGTGCAGCCGGGGGCCCTCGGGGGAGTCTCTGACGACCCCTGTTTCCTGCTCAGGGGACTTTAAGAAGTTCGAGCGCATGTCTTCCAGTGGCACCATGTTGTCCAGCGAGGAGCTGGCTGACCAGGAGGGCAGCACAGGCGCATCAGCCTTTGACCAGG atGACCTCAATGGCATGGCCCCGGAGCTGCCTGTGGCCCTGCCCAGAGGGCCCTTCCGCCACGTGGGGCTGTCCAAGGCGGCCCGTACCCACCGGCTCCGGAAGCTCCGCACGCCGGCCAAGTGCCGGGAGTGCAACAGCTACGTGTACTTCCAGGGCGCCGAGTgtgaggag TGCTGCCTGGCCTGCCACAAGAAGTGCCTGGAGACCCTGGCCATCCAGTGTGGCCACAAGAAGCTGCAGGGCCGCCTGCAGCTCTTTGGCCAGGACTTCAGCCAGGCCGCCCGCAGCACCCCGGACGGCGTGCCCTTCATCGTCAAGAAATGTGTCTTCGAGATCGAGCAGCGGGCGCTGCGCACCAAG GGCATCTATCGGGTCAATGGGGTGAAAACGCGCGTGGAGAAGCTGTGCCAGGCCTTTGAGAATGGCAAGGAGCTGGTGGAGCTGTCGCAGGCCTCGCCCCACGACATCAGCAACGTCCTCAAGCTCTACCTGCGCCAG CTGCCTGAGCCGCTCATCTCCTTCCGCCTCTACCATGAGCTTGTGGGGCTGGCCAAGGACAGTCTGAAGGCAGAGGCCGAGGCCAAGGCGGCAACCCGAGGCCGGCCAGATGTCACCGAGAGAGAGGCTGTGGCCGTGGCCATGGCGGGCCGGCTGCGGGAGCTCCTGCGGGACCTGCCGCCGGAGAACTGGGGCACGCTGCAGTACCTGATGCGGCACCTGCGCAG GATCGTGGAGGTGGAGCAGGACAACAAGATGACGCCGGGGAACCTGGGCATCGTGTTTGGGCCCACGCTGCTGCGGCCCCGGCCCACGGAGGCCACCGTGTCCCTCTCCTCCCTGGTGGACTACCCCCACCAGGCCTGCATCTTGGAGACCCTCATCACCCACTACAGCCTGGTCTTTGAGGAGGAGCCCGAGGTGGCATCCACGTGCCAG GATGTGACGTCCAACCAGGGGGCCGAGGTGGTGGTCCAGGAGCCGTACCCGGAGGTCAGCGGGGGCGCGGCCTTCCCCCTGCCGGAGGAGGCTGAGGATGGGGGCCTCG AACCCCACGCTGCCTCCAATGACTCCGACTCAGAACTGGAGGAGGCCTCGGACCTGCCGTCCCCGGCGGGTGGGGCGGCCCTGCACCGCCTCGGCTTCCTGGAGAAGCTGGGCAGCGAGGCGGGCGCGGAGGGCGGCCGGGACAGCCGCAGCGGCAGTGAGGAGCAGCTGGGCACTGccactggggagggggaggatgggcCCGGGCCTGGGGTCTGGGAGGACCTCGGGGAGGAGCCGGTCCAGCGGCTCGCCGAGCACAATACCAACCAGTGCAACAACGTGGCTGCGGCCCGCCTGCCAGCCGTGAGGCTCCGCGGCGGGCGGCTGGCAGGGGGCGCAGGCTGGGAGAGGCGGCCAGAGTTCGTGTAG